From Saprospiraceae bacterium, one genomic window encodes:
- a CDS encoding glycoside hydrolase family 2 protein, whose product MAIQLDQWEYKESTDQIWKKCSLPQSIYSILMNEGKILNPYWMDQETKLTWVDDKSWWFRSTFEIDSTWFSFPQAELVLGGLDGYADIFLNQVKILSADNSFREWRIPCKDLLKENGNLLEIRFSSTSLIAETKYRMLPHLLPGGERVMVRKPQFSFGWDFAPKLQACAIRKKIFLEFPGLFEVSSFGVFTKKLENEVATLELDLKTKSILSGDGKIHLTMDKDSFSFDFNYPSGLHQQRFEFDIVNPKLWWPSGSGEPYLYDAKISITNADSLVQPIIRTVKAGIRTIELIQEPDDYGRSFYFKVNGLPIFAKGANYIPADAVELYHPNPDPWIKSLKESHFNMIRIWGGGTYEQDAFYSSCDRHGIMVWQDFMFACAMYPGDPEFLQNVAAETYEQVTRLSSHPCIALWCGNNENNEGWHRWGWQIGMSKKNKDRIWSDYQKLFNNILPELVKLHGNYHSYIESSPLYGRGDPKFKSDGDAHDWGIWHDGLPFEDFEHRVPRFMSEAGFQSFPDLSTLRKYLPEHELKLESEFLLSHQKHPKGQQTIQTYLARDYPKPTDLESFIYLSQLMQAEGMGKAILAHRKSKPYCMGTLYWQLNDCWPGISWSGMDYFGNWKALHHKVSHLFQPILCHLTIEDDLWKIGYTSDLIYEDSLFIQLSLRDFNGNEYFNWKTKLLAGYEQTQTVQSMQMADFLDQYRSIKWVGVLEWEYSGKKEQSIFFPQKCKDLELLKPNFNLTNFKKTSSGYKFLIQSDKFAKAVYFREQNGLRFFPNFIDLAPGESREIQIQTNQSAIGSDQIIVKSLYDYQNQP is encoded by the coding sequence TTGGCCATACAACTTGATCAATGGGAATATAAAGAATCCACAGATCAGATTTGGAAAAAATGCAGTCTCCCACAAAGTATTTATTCCATACTAATGAATGAAGGAAAAATTCTGAATCCATATTGGATGGATCAAGAGACAAAATTAACATGGGTAGATGATAAGAGCTGGTGGTTTAGATCCACTTTTGAAATTGACAGCACGTGGTTTTCCTTTCCACAAGCTGAGTTGGTACTGGGTGGATTGGATGGGTATGCGGACATCTTTCTAAACCAAGTAAAAATATTGAGTGCGGACAACAGCTTTAGGGAGTGGAGAATCCCTTGTAAGGATTTGCTAAAGGAAAATGGGAATCTATTGGAAATTCGTTTCTCATCTACTTCCTTAATCGCCGAAACTAAGTATCGCATGTTGCCTCATCTGCTTCCCGGAGGAGAAAGAGTGATGGTGAGAAAACCACAGTTTTCTTTTGGATGGGATTTTGCCCCAAAATTACAGGCATGTGCCATCAGGAAAAAAATATTTCTGGAATTTCCAGGATTGTTTGAAGTTTCTTCCTTTGGTGTTTTTACCAAGAAACTTGAAAATGAAGTGGCAACTCTAGAGTTGGACCTTAAAACCAAAAGTATTCTATCCGGCGATGGGAAAATACACCTGACAATGGACAAGGATAGTTTCAGTTTTGATTTCAACTATCCGTCAGGACTGCACCAACAACGCTTTGAATTTGATATTGTAAATCCAAAATTATGGTGGCCTTCCGGTTCCGGCGAACCTTACTTGTATGACGCCAAAATTTCCATTACGAATGCAGATTCTCTCGTTCAGCCCATAATTCGAACGGTAAAAGCTGGCATCAGAACCATTGAATTGATTCAGGAGCCTGATGATTACGGTAGGAGTTTTTATTTTAAGGTCAATGGCCTTCCAATTTTCGCAAAAGGGGCCAATTACATACCAGCTGATGCAGTTGAGCTTTACCATCCCAATCCAGATCCGTGGATTAAAAGTCTGAAAGAAAGTCATTTCAACATGATACGCATTTGGGGAGGAGGGACCTATGAGCAAGACGCATTTTATTCTTCTTGCGACCGTCATGGAATTATGGTGTGGCAGGACTTTATGTTTGCCTGTGCCATGTACCCTGGCGATCCAGAATTTTTGCAAAATGTTGCGGCGGAGACATACGAGCAGGTTACCCGATTGTCTTCACATCCATGTATTGCATTATGGTGTGGCAACAATGAAAACAACGAGGGATGGCATCGCTGGGGATGGCAAATCGGAATGTCTAAGAAAAACAAAGATAGAATTTGGTCTGATTACCAAAAACTATTTAATAACATTTTACCAGAACTTGTCAAGCTTCATGGCAATTACCATTCTTATATTGAATCCTCACCCTTATACGGGCGTGGCGATCCAAAATTTAAATCGGATGGCGATGCGCATGATTGGGGAATCTGGCATGATGGTTTGCCATTTGAAGATTTCGAACATAGGGTTCCACGGTTTATGAGTGAAGCGGGTTTTCAAAGTTTTCCAGACCTTTCTACTCTGCGAAAATATTTGCCCGAGCATGAATTAAAGCTTGAATCAGAATTTTTATTATCTCATCAAAAGCATCCAAAGGGCCAACAGACCATCCAGACTTATTTGGCGCGTGATTATCCAAAACCTACCGACCTGGAGAGCTTTATATACCTAAGTCAACTCATGCAGGCTGAAGGCATGGGAAAAGCTATTTTAGCACATCGCAAATCAAAGCCTTATTGTATGGGTACTTTGTATTGGCAGCTCAATGATTGCTGGCCCGGAATTTCCTGGTCTGGAATGGATTATTTCGGAAACTGGAAGGCCCTTCATCATAAAGTGAGTCATTTATTTCAACCCATCCTCTGTCATTTAACCATAGAAGATGATCTATGGAAGATTGGCTACACCTCCGATCTCATTTATGAAGATAGTCTTTTTATCCAATTGAGTTTAAGAGATTTTAACGGAAATGAGTATTTTAATTGGAAGACAAAATTGCTGGCGGGCTATGAGCAGACACAAACTGTGCAAAGCATGCAGATGGCGGATTTTTTGGACCAATATAGGAGTATCAAATGGGTAGGTGTGTTGGAGTGGGAATATTCTGGCAAAAAAGAACAAAGTATTTTCTTCCCTCAAAAATGCAAGGATCTTGAGTTATTAAAACCCAATTTCAACTTAACTAATTTTAAAAAAACTTCTTCTGGTTACAAATTTTTAATTCAATCTGACAAATTTGCAAAAGCAGTTTATTTTCGCGAGCAAAATGGATTGCGTTTTTTTCCAAATTTCATAGACCTTGCGCCGGGCGAAAGCAGAGAAATTCAAATTCAAACAAACCAATCAGCAATAGGATCTGATCAAATCATTGTCAAATCATTGTATGATTACCAAAATCAACCATAA